From the Chiroxiphia lanceolata isolate bChiLan1 chromosome 13, bChiLan1.pri, whole genome shotgun sequence genome, one window contains:
- the LOC116793200 gene encoding short chain dehydrogenase gsfK-like isoform X2, whose translation MAGLRVRSVLVTGANRGIGLGLVQHFLKMPNPPQWVFAGCRDPKGQRAQELQNLASKHPNLVIIPLEVSDPASIKAAAARVEELLGGSGLNILINNAAIGKPVFLDKETLETMTQIYTTNTAGPLLLGQAFLPLLKKAAQGSPGSGLSCSKAAIINISSNGGSITNPAGWELMHFTSYRCSKPPLTVDASVTGMLKVLSSLSEKDTGTLLDWEGKVVPW comes from the exons atGGCAGGGCTCCGTGTCCGCTCTGTGCTGGTGACTGGGGCCAACAGGGGCATCGGCCTGGGGCTCGTCCAGCACTTCCTGAAGATGCCAAACCCACCCCAGTGGGTCTTTGCGGGCTGTCGGGACCCCAAGGGACAGCGAGCACAG GAGTTACAGAATTTGGCCTCCAAGCACCCCAACCTGGTCATCATCCCACTCG AAGTCTCCGACCCCGCCAGCATCAAGGCGGCTGCAGCCAGAGTGGAGGAGCtcctggggggctcagggctgaACATCCTCATCAACAATGCTGCGATTGGAAAGCCAGTTTTCCTTGATAAGGAGACGCTGGAGACTATGACCCAGATTTACACCACCAACACGGCTGGACCCCTGTTGTTGGGACAG GCGTTCCTGCCCTTGCTGAAgaaggctgcccaggggagcccgggctcagggctgagctgcagcaaggCAGCCATCATCAACATATCCAGCAATGGTGGCTCCATCACTAATCCCGCTGGTTGGGAACTGATGCATTTTACCTCATACCGCTGCAGCAAG ccccctctgACGGTGGATGCCAGCGTGACAGGGATGCTGAAGgtgctctcctccctctctgagAAGGACACCGGCACCCTCCTggactgggaagggaaggtcGTGCCCTGGTGA
- the LOC116793200 gene encoding C-factor-like isoform X1 produces the protein MAGLRVRSVLVTGANRGIGLGLVQHFLKMPNPPQWVFAGCRDPKGQRAQELQNLASKHPNLVIIPLEVSDPASIKAAAARVEELLGGSGLNILINNAAIGKPVFLDKETLETMTQIYTTNTAGPLLLGQAFLPLLKKAAQGSPGSGLSCSKAAIINISSNGGSITNPAGWELMHFTSYRCSKAALNMLSKCQSLAYKEHGVLCIALHPGWVQTDMGSFDGHTPPLTVDASVTGMLKVLSSLSEKDTGTLLDWEGKVVPW, from the exons atGGCAGGGCTCCGTGTCCGCTCTGTGCTGGTGACTGGGGCCAACAGGGGCATCGGCCTGGGGCTCGTCCAGCACTTCCTGAAGATGCCAAACCCACCCCAGTGGGTCTTTGCGGGCTGTCGGGACCCCAAGGGACAGCGAGCACAG GAGTTACAGAATTTGGCCTCCAAGCACCCCAACCTGGTCATCATCCCACTCG AAGTCTCCGACCCCGCCAGCATCAAGGCGGCTGCAGCCAGAGTGGAGGAGCtcctggggggctcagggctgaACATCCTCATCAACAATGCTGCGATTGGAAAGCCAGTTTTCCTTGATAAGGAGACGCTGGAGACTATGACCCAGATTTACACCACCAACACGGCTGGACCCCTGTTGTTGGGACAG GCGTTCCTGCCCTTGCTGAAgaaggctgcccaggggagcccgggctcagggctgagctgcagcaaggCAGCCATCATCAACATATCCAGCAATGGTGGCTCCATCACTAATCCCGCTGGTTGGGAACTGATGCATTTTACCTCATACCGCTGCAGCAAG GCTGCTCTGAACATGCTGAGCAAGTGCCAGTCCCTGGCATACAAGGAGCACGGGGTCCTCTGCATCGCTCTCCATCCTGGCTGGGTGCAAACTGACATGGGCAGCTTTGATGGACACACG ccccctctgACGGTGGATGCCAGCGTGACAGGGATGCTGAAGgtgctctcctccctctctgagAAGGACACCGGCACCCTCCTggactgggaagggaaggtcGTGCCCTGGTGA
- the LOC116793198 gene encoding C-factor-like isoform X1: MAGLRVCSVLVTGANRGIGLGLVQHFLKMPNPPQWVFATCRDPKGQRAQELQNLASKHPNLVIIPLEVSDPASIKAAAARVEELLGGSGLNILINNAGIAKPISLDKETLETMTQIYTTNTAGPLLLGQAFLPLLKKAAQGSPGSGLSCSKAAIVNMSSSAGSIEDVFIWEFGQLVSYRCSKAALNMLNKCQSLAYKDHGILCVALHPGWVQTDMGSFDGHTPPLTVDASVTGMLKVLSSLSEKDTGTHLDWEGKVVPW; the protein is encoded by the exons atGGCAGGGCTCCgtgtctgctctgtgctggtgactGGGGCCAACAGAGGCATCGGCCTGGGGCTCGTCCAGCACTTCCTGAAGATGCCAAACCCACCCCAGTGGGTCTTTGCAACCTGTCGGGACCCCAAGGGACAGCGAGCACAG GAGTTACAGAATTTGGCCTCCAAGCACCCCAACCTGGTCATCATCCCACTCG AAGTCTCCGACCCCGCCAGCATCAAGGCGGCTGCAGCCAGAGTGGAGGAGCtcctggggggctcagggctgaACATCCTCATCAACAATGCTGGAATTGCAAAGCCAATTTCACTTGATAAGGAGACGCTGGAGACTATGACCCAGATTTACACCACCAACACGGCTGGACCCCTGTTGTTGGGACAG GCGTTCCTGCCCTTGCTGAAgaaggctgcccaggggagcccgggctcagggctgagctgcagcaaggCAGCCATTGTCAACATGTCCAGCTCTGCAGGCTCTATTGAGGATGTGTTTATATGGGAATTTGGACAACTTGTCTCATACCGCTGCAGCAAG GCTGCTCTGAATATGCTGAACAAGTGCCAGTCCCTGGCATACAAGGACCATGGCATCCTCTGCGTCGCTCTCCATCCTGGCTGGGTGCAAACTGACATGGGCAGCTTTGATGGACACACG ccccctctgACGGTGGATGCCAGCGTGACAGGGATGCTGAAGgtgctctcctccctctctgagAAGGACACCGGCACCCACCTggactgggaagggaaggtcGTGCCCTGGTGA
- the LOC116793198 gene encoding short chain dehydrogenase gsfK-like isoform X2 — MAGLRVCSVLVTGANRGIGLGLVQHFLKMPNPPQWVFATCRDPKGQRAQELQNLASKHPNLVIIPLEVSDPASIKAAAARVEELLGGSGLNILINNAGIAKPISLDKETLETMTQIYTTNTAGPLLLGQAFLPLLKKAAQGSPGSGLSCSKAAIVNMSSSAGSIEDVFIWEFGQLVSYRCSKAALNMLNKCQSLAYKDHGILCVALHPGWVQTDMGSFDGHTLPLAYGTSFPKAIRICLKKAK, encoded by the exons atGGCAGGGCTCCgtgtctgctctgtgctggtgactGGGGCCAACAGAGGCATCGGCCTGGGGCTCGTCCAGCACTTCCTGAAGATGCCAAACCCACCCCAGTGGGTCTTTGCAACCTGTCGGGACCCCAAGGGACAGCGAGCACAG GAGTTACAGAATTTGGCCTCCAAGCACCCCAACCTGGTCATCATCCCACTCG AAGTCTCCGACCCCGCCAGCATCAAGGCGGCTGCAGCCAGAGTGGAGGAGCtcctggggggctcagggctgaACATCCTCATCAACAATGCTGGAATTGCAAAGCCAATTTCACTTGATAAGGAGACGCTGGAGACTATGACCCAGATTTACACCACCAACACGGCTGGACCCCTGTTGTTGGGACAG GCGTTCCTGCCCTTGCTGAAgaaggctgcccaggggagcccgggctcagggctgagctgcagcaaggCAGCCATTGTCAACATGTCCAGCTCTGCAGGCTCTATTGAGGATGTGTTTATATGGGAATTTGGACAACTTGTCTCATACCGCTGCAGCAAG GCTGCTCTGAATATGCTGAACAAGTGCCAGTCCCTGGCATACAAGGACCATGGCATCCTCTGCGTCGCTCTCCATCCTGGCTGGGTGCAAACTGACATGGGCAGCTTTGATGGACACACG CTTCCCCTGGCTTATGGCACCAGCTTTCCCAAGGCCATCAGAATTTGCCTGAAAAAAGCCAAGTGA
- the LOC116793197 gene encoding C-factor-like, protein MAGLRVRSVLVTGANRGIGLGFVQHFLKMPNPPQWVFATCRDPKGQRAQELQNLASKHPNLVIIPLEVSDPASIKAAAARVEELLGGSGLNILINNAGTAKPSSLDKETLETMTQTYITNTAGPLLLGQAFLPLLKKAAQGSPGSGLSCSKAAIVNMSSYAGSIEDVYVWEFGQVVSYRCSKAALNMLTKCQSLAYKEHGVLCVALHPGWVQTEMGGNSESFKPPLTVDASVQGMLKVLSSLSEKETGTFLDWEGKILPW, encoded by the exons atGGCAGGGCTCCGTGTCCGCTCTGTGCTGGTGACTGGGGCCAACAGAGGCATCGGCCTGGGGTTCGTCCAGCACTTCCTGAAGATGCCAAACCCACCCCAGTGGGTCTTTGCAACCTGTCGGGACCCCAAGGGACAGCGAGCACAG GAGTTACAGAATTTGGCCTCCAAGCACCCCAACCTGGTCATCATCCCACTCG AAGTCTCCGACCCCGCCAGCATCAAGGCGGCTGCAGCCAGAGTGGAGGAGCtcctggggggctcagggctgaACATCCTCATCAACAATGCTGGAACTGCAAAGCCAAGTTCACTTGATAAGGAGACGCTGGAGACTATGACCCAGACTTACATCACCAACACGGCTGGACCCCTGTTGTTGGGACAG GCGTTCCTGCCCTTGCTGAAgaaggctgcccaggggagcccgggctcagggctgagctgcagcaaggCAGCCATCGTCAACATGTCCAGCTATGCAGGCTCTATTGAGGATGTCTATGTGTGGGAATTCGGACAAGTTGTCTCGTACCGCTGCAGCAAG GCTGCTCTGAACATGCTGACCAAGTGCCAGTCCCTGGCATACAAGGAGCACGGGGTCCTCTGTGTCGCTCTCCACCCTGGCTGGGTGCAAACTGAAATGGGGGGGAACTCAGAATCATTTAAG ccccccctgACAGTTGATGCCAGCGTGCAAGGGATGTTGAAGGtgctttcctccctctctgagaaggagaCTGGGACCTTCCTGGACTGGGAAGGGAAGATCTTGCCATGGTGA